In the genome of Funiculus sociatus GB2-C1, the window GCGTTTCATTTTGACTTTTCTACTCTTGAAACCACACTCGTTATTGTAGAGGTGTTGCGTTGCTCTTTAAAAATCAGCTTTTTTAATTACATGTTACTGCCCAAAAGGATTGCATTTTACCTAGAAGACATTGAAACCCCAGCCGGAAAAGTTTTCAATCTCATCATTACCGGACTGGTGCTACTGTCTTCAGCCATTTTCGTTATAGAAACTTATCCCATACCAGATTATGTCAGATTAAATCTTGAAACTATAGATTTTTGTATTTTACTCCTTTTTGCCTGGGAGTATTTGCTGCGTTTGGGGTATGCCAATGATAAGAAAAAGTTTCTTATTAGTTTTTATTCAATTATTGATTTACTAGCTATATTACCATTTTTCTTAGGCATAGTAGATATCAGTTTTATCCGTATATTTCGCTGGTTCCGAATTTTGCGGCTCATCCGATTTATCAAAGGGAAAACTTTACTTGGTAGCATTACTTCTGAAGATAGCGTAATTTTCGCTCAAATACTATTTACTTTATTTGCCATCGTCTTTGTTTACTCTGGCTTAATTTATCAAGTCGAGCATCCAGTAAATCCCAAAGTCTTTAATACGTTTTTAGATGCTTATTATTTTTCAGTAG includes:
- a CDS encoding ion transporter — encoded protein: MLLPKRIAFYLEDIETPAGKVFNLIITGLVLLSSAIFVIETYPIPDYVRLNLETIDFCILLLFAWEYLLRLGYANDKKKFLISFYSIIDLLAILPFFLGIVDISFIRIFRWFRILRLIRFIKGKTLLGSITSEDSVIFAQILFTLFAIVFVYSGLIYQVEHPVNPKVFNTFLDAYYFSVVTMTTVGFGDVTPISEAGRLLTVLMIFTGIALIPWQLGDLIKRLVKTTNQVETLCNNCGLSTHDADARFCKNCGKSLE